In Astyanax mexicanus isolate ESR-SI-001 chromosome 25, AstMex3_surface, whole genome shotgun sequence, a genomic segment contains:
- the LOC125787780 gene encoding uncharacterized protein LOC125787780, producing the protein MSSVSTVSSESITTSCASDDCPSVETTLSSLPSVVPAVPPVPQTPSQSPALSSSGFNDFWLPAEMKKNIPLQDQKWIASTLWGNQRLRSGLKLWYEPPTPALIYHQVPTPDPFFTHRLLVWMPYHLWKVRLQCPDCGKQLTGCGIHKRVRHVLDIDRYYLMVTETLRCNFCKVTHLSTSKTVLDQLDVPHRSEFRIILTRKYACDIRVIRLMRERTLGNSCNRLLKQLKENHSEEWLIRLARYFGECESFVAHPSLFPVVFQEPPEPIAVPTERWLLTVYGKDIMSRVDHIKASITSIFGSILKMDSTKKVLDHYCVTFR; encoded by the exons ATGTCTTCTGTGTCCACCGTTTCT AGTGAATCCATTACCACCAGCTGTGCATCAGATGACTGCCCCAGTGTGGAAACCACTCTATCCAGTCTTCCCTCTGTTGTACCTGCTGTCCCACCTGTCCCTCAGACTCCTTCTCAATCTCCTGCTCTGTCATCTTCTGGTTTCAATGATTTCTGGTTGCCAGCAGAGATGAAGAAAAACATCCCTCTACAAGACCAGAAATGGATAGCATCCACATTGTGGGGGAATCAGAGACTTAGAAGTGGCCTGAAGCTATGGTATGAGCCACCTACACCAGCTCTGATTTACCATCAGGTGCCCACACCAGATCCCTTCTTCACCCATCGTCTTCTTGTGTGGATGCCATACCACCTGTGGAAGGTCAGGTTGCAGTGCCCAGACTGCGGCAAGCAGCTGACTGGTTGCGGAATCCATAAAAGAGTGCGACATGTCTTGGACATTGACAGATATTACCTGATGGTGACCGAGACTCTCCGTTGCAATTTTTGTAAAGTCACCCATCTGTCAACAAGCAAGACCGTCCTGGACCAACTGGATGTCCCTCACCGGTCAGAGTTCCGAATCATCCTCACACGAAA GTATGCTTGTGATATTAGGGTCATCCGTCTGATGAGAGAGAGGACATTGGGGAACAGCTGCAATCGTCTCCTAAAGCAGCTAAAAGAAAATCACAGTGAGGAGTGGTTGATTCGCCTTGCCAGATATTTTGGGGAGTGTGAATCTTTTGTAGCGCATCCCAGCCTTTTTCCTGTGGTTTTTCAAGAGCCCCCAGAGCCGATTGCTGTCCCCACAGAAAGATGGCTTCTTACAGTCTACGGAAAGGACATAATGAGTCGAGTCGACCACATCAAGGCTTCCATTACGTCCATTTTTGGATCCATCTTAAAAATGGACTCCACTAAAAAGGTATTAGATCATTACTGTGTAACATTTAGATAA